A portion of the Calothrix sp. 336/3 genome contains these proteins:
- a CDS encoding O-antigen ligase: MFSRHPEPKLQFAWNSAQLGLILLPFVPALGAVILVISLFATWQQQYRRIIRYPLNQGFGLLSLLLIITTCFAWNKSEALLGLCNFLPFFLFFAAFSVLVQTPAQLKRISEILVVSSLPIVLIGMGQLFLGFTTSEIWQSLFGWAIAPGGNPVGRMASVFMYANILAGYLVIVFILALGLWLAQWKQYHRHLPLSPRFLFLSVTVILDFVGLILTNSRNAWAIAILACFAYAVYQGWRLIVLGVSTITTTILLAAFAPNPIASSLRQFVPAFFWARLNDQMYPDRPVALLRQTQWNFALSMCKERPIVGWGLRNFTEIYQAKMNIWLGHPHNLYLMLAAETGIFATLLFCALLIWIVVDGVKVLFQEQYLQTEDKLLFFSYLLVTTAWILFNTVDVTIFDIRLNTISWLLIGAMVGAGIGKRGKVYF; encoded by the coding sequence ATGTTTTCCCGACATCCGGAACCAAAATTACAATTTGCTTGGAATTCTGCCCAATTGGGGTTAATCCTTTTGCCCTTTGTTCCCGCTTTGGGTGCTGTGATTTTGGTTATTTCCTTGTTTGCAACTTGGCAACAACAGTACCGCAGAATCATCCGTTATCCCCTGAACCAGGGGTTTGGGTTGCTGAGTCTGTTACTGATTATCACAACCTGCTTTGCGTGGAATAAGTCAGAAGCATTACTAGGATTGTGTAATTTTTTACCTTTCTTCCTCTTCTTTGCTGCCTTTAGTGTTTTAGTTCAGACTCCAGCCCAGCTAAAACGCATATCTGAGATATTAGTAGTGAGTTCCTTGCCCATAGTTCTGATTGGTATGGGACAGTTGTTTCTCGGTTTCACCACTTCCGAAATTTGGCAGAGTCTTTTCGGTTGGGCGATCGCCCCCGGTGGTAATCCTGTGGGTAGGATGGCTTCTGTATTTATGTACGCCAATATTTTGGCAGGATATTTGGTAATTGTGTTTATCCTGGCACTAGGTTTATGGTTGGCACAGTGGAAGCAATACCATCGACATTTACCCCTTTCCCCTAGGTTCCTCTTCCTGAGTGTCACCGTCATTCTAGATTTTGTCGGTTTAATTTTGACAAATTCTCGTAACGCTTGGGCGATCGCCATACTTGCTTGTTTTGCCTATGCAGTTTATCAAGGTTGGCGGCTTATAGTGTTGGGAGTATCAACTATTACAACTACTATTCTCCTGGCTGCCTTTGCTCCTAACCCCATTGCTAGCAGCTTACGTCAATTCGTACCTGCCTTCTTTTGGGCGCGACTCAATGACCAAATGTATCCAGATAGACCTGTTGCCCTACTCCGTCAAACTCAATGGAATTTTGCTCTTTCTATGTGTAAAGAACGCCCGATAGTTGGGTGGGGATTACGTAATTTCACTGAAATATATCAAGCTAAAATGAATATTTGGCTAGGTCATCCGCACAATTTATACTTAATGTTGGCAGCAGAAACAGGGATTTTCGCCACCCTCTTATTTTGTGCTTTACTAATTTGGATTGTGGTGGATGGGGTGAAAGTATTATTCCAAGAACAATATTTGCAGACAGAGGATAAACTTCTGTTTTTTAGCTATTTGCTAGTTACTACTGCCTGGATATTATTTAATACCGTCGATGTGACTATTTTTGATATTCGGTTAAATACTATCTCCTGGCTGCTTATAGGAGCAATGGTGGGTGCAGGAATCGGGAAAAGGGGAAAAGTATATTTCTGA
- a CDS encoding YaaW family protein, which produces MDELRLALELATEEELQDLTAILFSRKYNPLDYVNTPEPIEVQSQGREAWLDALEQRFRFLAADGITVLRGRSHQVTYRQALIQVCKYLRIPYSESLATVDLEAELFLHLLGRVWKKLPAKDKQKLTAQVQKQLAKSDLTEPLPLYLQRDPVGLLLKGGSAIAVTSVLQPLLLNQIAKEFAIHFAKYQVAKQTAIQGGAAATTQFQSYVTLQIAKRGMAVSAARYGAVRSVFAVMGPVMWGWFFADLGWRAIATNYGRIIPTIFALAQIRLTRTECWEMA; this is translated from the coding sequence TTGGATGAGCTGAGGTTGGCTCTAGAACTGGCAACGGAAGAAGAATTGCAGGATTTGACGGCAATTCTATTTAGTCGCAAGTATAATCCTCTAGATTATGTGAATACACCGGAACCGATAGAAGTCCAAAGTCAAGGACGGGAAGCTTGGCTAGATGCTTTGGAACAGCGTTTCCGATTTTTGGCAGCAGATGGAATTACGGTTCTGCGGGGGCGATCGCACCAGGTGACATATCGACAAGCTCTCATCCAAGTTTGTAAATATTTACGAATTCCCTACTCAGAAAGTCTCGCAACCGTAGATTTGGAAGCAGAGTTATTTTTACATCTTTTGGGGCGAGTCTGGAAAAAATTACCCGCAAAAGATAAACAAAAATTGACGGCACAGGTACAAAAACAACTGGCAAAATCTGATTTAACCGAACCCTTGCCTCTATATTTACAGCGTGACCCTGTGGGGCTACTTTTGAAGGGTGGCAGCGCGATCGCCGTTACTTCTGTCCTACAACCTTTATTACTCAATCAAATAGCCAAGGAATTTGCTATCCATTTTGCCAAATATCAAGTCGCCAAGCAAACGGCAATTCAGGGTGGTGCAGCAGCAACAACTCAGTTTCAAAGTTATGTGACTCTACAAATTGCGAAACGGGGAATGGCTGTGAGTGCAGCGCGTTATGGTGCTGTTCGCAGTGTATTTGCTGTTATGGGTCCGGTTATGTGGGGTTGGTTTTTCGCCGATTTAGGTTGGAGGGCGATCGCCACAAATTACGGTCGTATTATTCCGACAATTTTTGCCCTAGCTCAAATTCGCTTGACTCGTACTGAATGTTGGGAAATGGCGTAA
- a CDS encoding transposase gives MRKLTETDKKEILKLYRETAETTSTLAERYDVSNSTISRLLKSTLAEEEYEYLVSLKRAARTPEGRAQVSYEHKPPFIEPEEAPQPEKKLPPTPVVIEPPPEVKVIPAVASESSPSRRVKKRISSTVKPIPVGEQLELPVTQELVSIPSPILEDTESDVGDISYGITSLHAEMLGEDLLDEGDDLDDLDDDFDDDDDEDYEEDEIRHAPPLVTRSRSGDGLVRVLPLSSAHLPRTCYLVIDRAAELITRPLRDFGDLGHIPGGEIQERTLPVFDNHRVAKRFSTKRDRVIKVPDSRMLQKARYHLQAKGITRLLIDGQVYSM, from the coding sequence GTGAGAAAACTAACAGAAACAGATAAAAAAGAAATCCTCAAATTGTACCGGGAAACTGCCGAGACGACATCGACTTTGGCAGAGCGTTACGATGTCAGTAACTCAACCATTAGCCGTCTCCTCAAAAGCACCCTAGCAGAAGAAGAATACGAATATCTCGTTTCTCTGAAGCGGGCAGCTAGAACCCCTGAAGGTAGAGCGCAGGTGAGTTACGAGCATAAACCACCATTTATTGAGCCAGAGGAAGCACCACAACCAGAGAAAAAACTGCCACCGACTCCAGTGGTTATCGAACCACCCCCAGAGGTGAAAGTCATTCCTGCTGTGGCAAGTGAATCTTCCCCTAGCAGAAGGGTGAAAAAACGCATCTCATCTACAGTCAAACCTATACCTGTAGGTGAGCAGTTAGAATTGCCCGTAACCCAGGAACTAGTGAGCATTCCCAGTCCTATCCTCGAAGACACTGAATCTGACGTAGGTGATATTTCCTACGGCATAACTTCCCTACATGCGGAGATGCTGGGTGAAGACTTGCTGGATGAAGGTGACGACCTCGATGATTTAGATGATGACTTCGATGATGATGATGACGAAGACTACGAAGAGGATGAGATTCGCCATGCTCCACCCCTAGTCACCAGAAGTCGCTCTGGAGATGGTCTAGTTCGCGTTCTACCCCTCTCTTCGGCTCATTTGCCTAGAACTTGTTATTTGGTGATTGACCGTGCGGCAGAGCTAATTACTCGCCCCTTGAGAGATTTCGGCGATTTAGGGCATATTCCCGGTGGAGAAATACAGGAACGAACCTTACCTGTGTTTGACAATCATCGAGTTGCCAAGCGATTTTCTACCAAGCGCGATCGCGTGATTAAAGTCCCCGATAGCCGTATGCTCCAAAAAGCCCGCTACCATCTCCAAGCCAAGGGTATCACCCGTTTATTGATAGATGGTCAAGTTTATTCAATGTAG
- a CDS encoding Npun_F0813 family protein → MFILKRQDVEISNIQHPSRDQQVPILHYQGQTFRLISVFKASQEEEAKTLWREFTDNRGKACVLLEEPERFSIWGKVRLEQIHGDAESHTNLSTYTQATILLLQSLYMDIEDFLGARQAALFQKEIGEFLQQWQFPQGNSPQAVKNLLAMNPLDEALTPNWQEHHVVTLLQELHRLGKAYFGNTNFANPVKDKLQDMTDAERSLFMAWLHQSTLSKLWH, encoded by the coding sequence ATGTTTATTCTTAAAAGGCAAGATGTGGAAATCTCGAATATTCAGCACCCATCTCGTGATCAGCAGGTGCCGATTCTCCATTATCAGGGGCAGACCTTTCGATTAATTAGTGTTTTTAAAGCTAGTCAAGAAGAAGAAGCCAAAACTTTGTGGCGTGAGTTCACTGATAACCGTGGTAAGGCTTGTGTATTACTTGAAGAACCTGAACGCTTTAGCATTTGGGGCAAAGTTCGTTTAGAACAAATACACGGTGATGCCGAAAGTCATACCAACCTCAGTACTTACACGCAAGCTACGATTTTGCTACTGCAATCACTCTACATGGATATAGAGGATTTTTTGGGGGCTCGGCAAGCCGCCTTGTTTCAAAAAGAGATTGGTGAGTTTTTACAACAATGGCAATTTCCCCAGGGAAATTCACCACAGGCAGTTAAGAACTTATTAGCAATGAATCCTCTAGACGAGGCGTTAACACCTAATTGGCAGGAGCATCACGTAGTTACCCTTTTGCAAGAATTACACCGTTTAGGCAAGGCTTATTTTGGTAATACCAATTTTGCCAATCCAGTTAAAGATAAATTACAAGACATGACTGATGCAGAGCGATCGCTGTTTATGGCATGGCTACATCAGTCAACTTTAAGTAAACTTTGGCACTAA
- a CDS encoding S1C family serine protease encodes MLTQSSIKFPAVLISSILISSLLSLSPAKSQTATTQPQNLSATQPRKMSSANLIAESIKPSVVRVVLGCQVTAYLPKTGKIYHLETDIAHGSGFFASNHGHIVTNAHVINFTKENCQESLWQELASKLESDGENPNAVAQQLKWMKIEPIYSVILSNGKQLPSQVIISGATVGEGKDVAILKVNLANTPAIPLADSDKVQIADTVTVVGYPAIIDYISWLDKKSLQEASFTKGMVSAHKTLSDGTAVIQINGTATSGNSGGPVINEQGEVIGIVTFGSRHSDNFAFLFTSNTIREFLTQAGITNS; translated from the coding sequence ATGTTGACTCAATCATCTATCAAATTCCCCGCAGTTCTCATCAGCTCAATTTTGATTTCCAGCTTGCTTTCCCTATCCCCAGCCAAATCCCAAACCGCAACAACGCAACCACAAAATTTATCAGCCACCCAACCCCGAAAAATGTCATCAGCGAATTTAATTGCTGAGTCTATTAAACCCTCCGTTGTGCGAGTTGTTCTCGGATGTCAAGTGACAGCATACTTGCCCAAAACTGGCAAAATTTATCACCTAGAAACAGATATTGCCCATGGTTCTGGGTTCTTTGCTAGTAATCATGGTCACATTGTTACTAATGCCCATGTTATTAATTTTACTAAAGAGAATTGCCAAGAATCTTTATGGCAAGAATTAGCAAGTAAGTTGGAATCAGATGGTGAAAATCCTAATGCTGTTGCCCAACAATTAAAGTGGATGAAAATCGAACCAATTTACTCAGTTATCCTATCCAATGGTAAGCAACTTCCCTCCCAGGTGATTATCTCTGGTGCAACGGTAGGTGAAGGTAAAGATGTGGCAATTCTCAAAGTCAATTTGGCAAATACACCTGCAATTCCCCTCGCGGATTCTGATAAAGTGCAAATAGCTGATACAGTTACAGTTGTGGGCTATCCAGCCATCATTGACTATATTTCTTGGTTAGATAAAAAATCTTTGCAGGAAGCAAGCTTTACCAAGGGTATGGTTTCTGCTCACAAAACTCTCAGTGATGGAACCGCCGTCATTCAAATCAATGGAACTGCCACTTCTGGTAATTCGGGGGGACCTGTTATCAACGAACAAGGTGAGGTAATTGGAATTGTTACCTTCGGTTCTCGCCACAGTGATAATTTTGCTTTCCTATTCACCAGCAATACCATTCGCGAATTTCTTACCCAAGCTGGCATCACTAACTCTTAG
- a CDS encoding AAA-like domain-containing protein, whose amino-acid sequence MGIRVHKDYLAKVRAAVKRNGYPSQGELAIAAGLAPSTVHNFLTGKNVFTRNFQDICEILNLDWQEIFDREIDVSENHSPEPILPEPIPLETSPKINQGANIPITIPSLEYPGAPVAITSPFYILRPPKEQDCYHEISKPGALIRIKAPKQMGKTSLLFGILDTATKQGDRTVYISLQEADKPCFTNLDKFLRWFCATITRKLKLENKLDEYWEDDISCNVRCETYLEEYILPEITQPLTLGLDEVDRLFAYPDIYGDFFGLIRYLHEESKRPSIWQKLRIVIAHSTEPYIQLDINRSPFNAGFPVELSEFTTTQVLDLAQRHQLHWSQEQITEIMSMIGGHPFLARLALYHISRQDITWERFLATAPTESGIYAHYLHRLTDELNQQPELALVIPEIMTATAPVQLPTEIKFKLQAMGLVHLRSNGVTPRCHLYQQYFIVCANSLSQHKQNS is encoded by the coding sequence ATGGGAATTAGAGTACATAAAGACTACCTTGCCAAAGTTAGGGCAGCAGTCAAACGCAATGGCTATCCCAGTCAAGGAGAGTTGGCGATCGCGGCAGGTTTAGCACCATCCACAGTCCATAATTTCCTTACAGGCAAAAACGTTTTTACTCGCAATTTTCAGGATATTTGTGAAATATTAAATTTAGATTGGCAGGAAATTTTTGATCGAGAAATCGACGTATCAGAAAATCATTCGCCAGAACCAATTCTCCCAGAACCCATTCCCCTAGAAACTTCCCCAAAAATTAATCAAGGGGCAAATATCCCCATCACTATTCCTTCCCTAGAATATCCCGGCGCTCCCGTTGCCATCACCTCTCCCTTTTATATTCTCCGCCCCCCCAAGGAACAAGACTGCTATCACGAAATATCCAAACCAGGGGCATTAATTCGCATCAAAGCACCCAAACAAATGGGCAAAACCTCATTATTATTTGGGATTTTAGATACAGCCACAAAACAGGGCGATCGCACAGTTTATATCAGTCTGCAAGAAGCAGATAAACCATGTTTTACCAACTTAGATAAATTCCTGCGTTGGTTTTGTGCCACCATCACCCGTAAATTAAAATTAGAAAATAAATTAGATGAATATTGGGAAGACGATATCAGTTGTAATGTCCGATGCGAAACCTATTTAGAAGAATATATCCTACCCGAAATTACCCAACCCTTAACCCTCGGTTTAGATGAAGTCGATAGATTATTTGCCTACCCCGACATTTACGGCGACTTTTTCGGTTTAATTCGCTACCTCCACGAAGAATCAAAACGCCCCAGTATTTGGCAAAAATTACGCATAGTCATTGCCCACTCCACCGAACCCTATATCCAACTTGATATCAACCGCTCTCCCTTCAACGCAGGTTTTCCCGTAGAACTATCGGAATTTACCACCACACAAGTATTAGATTTAGCCCAGCGCCACCAATTACACTGGAGCCAGGAACAAATCACAGAAATCATGTCCATGATTGGCGGACACCCGTTTTTAGCCCGTTTGGCTTTGTATCACATCTCCCGTCAAGATATCACCTGGGAAAGATTTCTCGCCACCGCACCCACCGAGTCAGGTATCTATGCTCATTACCTCCATCGTCTCACCGATGAGCTGAACCAACAGCCAGAATTAGCCCTAGTCATACCCGAAATCATGACAGCAACTGCACCTGTGCAACTACCCACAGAAATCAAATTTAAACTACAAGCCATGGGATTAGTTCACCTACGCAGCAATGGAGTCACCCCACGCTGTCACCTATATCAGCAATATTTCATCGTCTGTGCCAACTCCCTTTCACAACACAAACAAAACTCCTAA
- a CDS encoding AAA-like domain-containing protein: MTGKYEYQVGASLAADAPSYVTRQADADFYQALKAGKYCYVFNSRQMGKSSLKVRVMQRLVEEGVACSSIDVSGQGSRDNVTQEQWYTGVVSKIVKDLGIAKPLEFRRSWWRDRHDISAVQRLDEFIEDVLLSSIPGSIIIFIDEIDSTLSLKFASDDFFALIRSCYNKRAENSAYRRLTFALLGVATPGDLIADKTRTPFNIGEAIQLDGFKFHEVAPLGKGLEGKVENPQVWMDEILTWTGGQPFLTQRVCKLLGSREWNRGNGSENFLVSLENQNLKAEIAEIIHSQIIDSWETQDKQEHFKTIRDRIVINDEISVGLLGLYQQILQQGEIATDGSLEQMRLRLTGLVVERQGKLKVYNQIYGSVFDINWVENELEKIRPYGQNLKAWVESKYQDKSYLLQGKELEKARIWADGKSLSDADYRFLSASVEAELNQRVAEAEGKVKEAEKNTKRQIRIGLIILVLSLIGAGIAGIIAGRANEKRILAEARREKAEVGRENAEKSAAAKQEQLDSANSKIADADKKLQETRKRENEAIKKEQAAKEAAQKAIEQEQAAQAQKNTAVNERNQVIEQRERAIAELGKATRERKAAQAQRQTAERERNRALNAKKTAQKQLAQTVNELERFRIVRNLEQQATTAAQEFRDSSRQLENLLSVMGAARELKNLVKNEKSLAKYPTHSPLFGLQNIFLQISRNFGENNSWLGHEDVVISVSFSPDGQTLASGSQDGTIKLSKRNGTLITTLKEHEGGVFSVNFSPDGQTIASGSHDKTIKLWKRDGTLITTLKGHEDVVGSVNFSPDGQTIASGSHDKTIKLWKRDGTLITTLKGHEDVVGSVNFSPDGQTIVSGSRDGTIKLWKRDGNLITTLKGHESGVRSVIFSSDGQTIASASEDKTIKLWKRDGTLINTLKGHEGGVESVSFSPDGQTLASVSEDGTIKLWKRDGALINTLKGHEDVVISLSFSPDGQTIVSGSRDGTIKLWKRDGNLITTLKGRENLVWSVSFSPDGQTIASGSQDGTIKLWKRDGTLINTLKGHEDWVFSVSFSPDGQTLASVSEDGTMKLWKRDGTLITTLKGHGGGGLSVSFSPDGQTIASGGSYGIKLWKRDGTLINTLKGHEGGVESVSFSSDGQTLASASEDKTIKLWKRDGTLITTLRGHEDLVESVSFSPDGQTIASASEDKTIKLWKRDGTLITTLRGHEYRVSSVSFSPDGQTLASASGDKTIKLWKRDGTLITTLRGHEGVVESVSFSPDGQTLASGGGDGTVILWSLSLDNVLARGCNYLKDYLATRDELRQQICPGK, from the coding sequence ATGACGGGAAAATACGAGTATCAAGTGGGGGCTAGTCTTGCCGCAGATGCGCCCAGTTACGTGACTAGACAGGCGGACGCTGATTTTTATCAGGCTCTCAAGGCTGGAAAATATTGTTATGTTTTTAACTCGCGGCAAATGGGTAAATCCAGCTTGAAAGTGCGGGTGATGCAAAGACTTGTAGAAGAGGGTGTGGCTTGTTCTAGTATTGATGTTTCTGGGCAAGGTAGTAGGGATAATGTTACCCAAGAGCAATGGTATACAGGGGTTGTCTCAAAGATTGTTAAGGATTTAGGGATTGCCAAACCCTTAGAATTTCGTCGTAGTTGGTGGCGCGATCGCCATGATATTTCAGCAGTTCAAAGGTTAGATGAATTTATAGAAGATGTCCTTTTGTCATCTATCCCAGGAAGTATTATTATTTTTATTGATGAAATTGATAGTACCCTGAGTTTAAAATTTGCCAGTGATGATTTTTTCGCCCTGATTAGAAGCTGTTATAACAAACGTGCGGAAAATTCAGCCTATCGGCGTTTAACTTTTGCTTTGTTGGGGGTAGCAACACCGGGTGATTTGATTGCGGATAAAACGCGAACTCCTTTTAATATTGGGGAAGCAATTCAACTCGATGGGTTCAAATTTCATGAGGTTGCACCTTTGGGGAAGGGTTTAGAAGGAAAGGTAGAAAATCCCCAAGTCTGGATGGATGAAATTTTAACCTGGACGGGGGGACAACCATTTTTAACCCAGAGGGTTTGTAAGTTGCTGGGGAGTAGGGAATGGAATCGGGGAAATGGGTCAGAAAATTTCCTAGTTTCATTAGAAAATCAAAATTTAAAAGCTGAAATTGCGGAGATAATTCACAGTCAAATTATTGATAGTTGGGAAACGCAGGATAAACAAGAGCATTTCAAGACGATTCGAGACAGGATAGTAATTAATGATGAAATTTCCGTGGGTTTGTTGGGGTTATATCAGCAAATTTTGCAGCAAGGTGAGATTGCAACCGATGGCAGTCTGGAACAGATGCGGTTACGTTTGACGGGATTGGTGGTAGAAAGGCAGGGTAAATTAAAAGTTTATAATCAGATTTACGGCAGTGTTTTTGATATTAATTGGGTTGAGAATGAATTAGAAAAAATACGCCCCTATGGTCAGAATTTAAAAGCTTGGGTAGAGAGTAAATATCAGGATAAATCCTATTTATTACAGGGTAAAGAATTAGAAAAAGCTCGTATTTGGGCTGATGGTAAGAGTTTGAGTGATGCTGATTATCGGTTTTTGTCTGCCAGCGTGGAAGCTGAGTTAAATCAGAGGGTTGCGGAAGCAGAAGGAAAGGTTAAGGAAGCTGAAAAAAATACAAAAAGGCAGATTAGGATTGGGTTAATTATACTTGTGCTTTCTCTAATTGGGGCTGGAATTGCTGGGATAATTGCAGGTAGGGCGAATGAGAAAAGAATTTTAGCGGAAGCTCGTCGAGAAAAAGCAGAAGTCGGTCGAGAAAATGCAGAAAAATCCGCAGCCGCAAAGCAAGAACAATTAGACTCGGCTAACAGCAAAATTGCAGATGCTGATAAAAAACTGCAAGAGACTCGAAAACGGGAAAATGAAGCTATCAAGAAAGAACAAGCTGCTAAAGAAGCGGCACAAAAAGCGATAGAACAAGAGCAAGCAGCACAAGCACAAAAAAACACAGCTGTGAACGAGCGAAATCAAGTAATAGAACAGCGTGAAAGAGCTATTGCAGAATTAGGAAAGGCAACAAGGGAAAGGAAAGCAGCACAAGCGCAAAGACAGACAGCCGAGAGAGAGCGGAATAGGGCATTGAATGCAAAGAAAACTGCCCAGAAACAGTTAGCTCAAACAGTAAATGAATTGGAAAGATTTCGGATTGTAAGGAATCTTGAACAACAAGCGACAACTGCTGCCCAAGAATTTCGTGACTCAAGTCGGCAGCTAGAAAATTTGCTCTCAGTGATGGGTGCAGCACGGGAACTGAAAAATTTAGTTAAAAACGAGAAATCCTTGGCAAAATACCCAACTCATAGCCCCTTGTTTGGGTTACAGAACATTTTCTTGCAGATTAGTCGAAATTTTGGTGAGAACAATAGTTGGCTAGGGCATGAAGATGTGGTAATTAGTGTAAGTTTTAGCCCCGATGGGCAAACTCTGGCTTCTGGTAGTCAGGATGGAACCATTAAATTATCGAAACGGAATGGGACTCTGATTACTACCCTCAAGGAGCATGAAGGTGGGGTATTCAGTGTAAATTTTAGCCCGGATGGGCAAACTATTGCTTCTGGTAGTCACGACAAAACCATCAAATTATGGAAGCGAGATGGCACTCTGATTACTACCCTCAAAGGGCATGAAGATGTGGTGGGGAGTGTAAATTTTAGCCCCGATGGGCAAACTATTGCTTCTGGTAGTCACGACAAAACCATCAAATTATGGAAGCGAGATGGCACTCTGATTACTACCCTCAAAGGGCATGAAGATGTGGTAGGGAGTGTAAATTTTAGCCCCGATGGGCAAACTATTGTTTCTGGTAGTAGGGATGGAACCATCAAATTATGGAAACGAGATGGAAATTTGATTACTACCCTCAAAGGGCATGAAAGTGGAGTAAGGAGCGTAATTTTTAGCTCGGATGGGCAAACTATTGCTTCTGCTAGTGAGGACAAAACCATTAAATTATGGAAGCGGGATGGGACTTTAATTAATACCCTCAAAGGGCATGAAGGTGGGGTAGAGAGTGTAAGTTTTAGCCCGGATGGGCAAACTCTCGCTTCTGTTAGTGAAGATGGAACCATTAAATTATGGAAGCGGGATGGGGCTTTAATTAATACCCTCAAAGGGCATGAAGATGTGGTAATTAGTCTAAGTTTTAGCCCGGATGGGCAAACTATTGTTTCTGGTAGTAGGGATGGAACCATCAAATTATGGAAACGAGATGGAAATTTGATTACTACCCTCAAGGGGCGTGAAAATTTGGTGTGGAGTGTAAGTTTTAGCCCGGATGGGCAAACTATTGCTTCTGGTAGTCAGGATGGAACCATTAAATTATGGAAGCGGGATGGAACTTTGATAAATACCCTCAAAGGGCATGAAGATTGGGTATTTAGTGTAAGTTTTAGCCCTGATGGGCAAACTCTCGCTTCTGTTAGTGAAGATGGAACCATGAAATTATGGAAGCGGGATGGAACTTTGATTACTACCCTCAAAGGGCATGGAGGTGGGGGATTGAGTGTAAGTTTTAGCCCTGATGGGCAAACTATTGCTTCTGGTGGTAGTTATGGAATTAAATTATGGAAGCGGGATGGGACTTTAATTAATACCCTCAAAGGGCATGAAGGTGGGGTAGAGAGTGTAAGTTTTAGCTCGGATGGACAAACTCTTGCTTCTGCTAGTGAGGACAAAACCATAAAATTATGGAAGCGTGATGGGACTTTGATTACTACTCTCAGAGGGCATGAAGATTTGGTAGAGAGTGTAAGTTTTAGCCCCGATGGGCAAACTATTGCTTCTGCTAGTGAGGACAAAACCATAAAATTATGGAAGCGTGATGGGACTTTGATTACTACTCTCAGAGGGCATGAATATCGGGTATCGAGTGTAAGTTTTAGCCCCGATGGGCAAACTCTGGCTTCTGCTAGTGGGGACAAAACCATAAAATTATGGAAGCGAGATGGGACTTTGATTACTACTCTCAGAGGGCATGAAGGTGTGGTAGAGAGTGTAAGTTTTAGCCCCGACGGGCAAACTCTGGCTTCTGGTGGTGGGGATGGAACAGTAATTCTGTGGAGTTTGAGCTTAGATAATGTACTCGCACGAGGTTGCAACTATCTCAAAGATTACCTCGCTACCCGCGATGAGTTGCGTCAGCAGATTTGCCCCGGTAAATGA